A window of the Pseudomonas fluorescens genome harbors these coding sequences:
- a CDS encoding response regulator, with amino-acid sequence MHNSQASVNDEQKDDKRWSIRALIVDDDVPIRELMIDYLARFNIHASGVTDGAAMRQAMQAEHFDVVVLDLMLPGEDGLSLCRWLRAESDIPILMLTARCEPTDRIIGLELGADDYMAKPFEPRELVARIQTILRRVRDDRTEQRANIRFDNWRLNSVLRQLIADDGLVVPLSNAEFRLLWVFIERPRRVLSREQLLDAARGRSIEAFDRSIDLLVSRLRQKLGDDPKAPQLIKTVRGEGYLFDARDIG; translated from the coding sequence ATGCACAACTCCCAAGCCTCCGTGAACGACGAGCAGAAAGACGACAAGCGCTGGAGCATTCGTGCCCTGATCGTCGACGATGACGTGCCGATCCGCGAACTGATGATCGACTACCTGGCCCGCTTCAACATTCACGCCAGCGGCGTCACCGACGGCGCGGCGATGCGTCAGGCGATGCAGGCCGAACATTTCGACGTGGTGGTGCTCGACCTGATGCTGCCCGGCGAAGACGGTCTGTCGCTGTGCCGCTGGCTGCGCGCCGAATCCGACATCCCGATCCTGATGCTCACCGCCCGCTGCGAACCCACCGACCGGATCATTGGCCTGGAATTGGGCGCCGATGACTACATGGCCAAACCGTTCGAGCCTCGGGAGCTGGTGGCGCGGATCCAGACGATTCTGCGTCGGGTGCGCGACGACCGCACCGAACAGCGCGCGAACATTCGCTTCGACAACTGGCGCCTGAACAGCGTCCTGCGTCAGTTGATCGCCGACGATGGCCTGGTGGTGCCGCTGTCCAACGCCGAATTCCGCCTGCTGTGGGTGTTCATCGAGCGTCCGCGCCGGGTGCTCAGCCGCGAACAGTTGCTGGACGCCGCCCGTGGTCGCTCGATCGAGGCCTTCGACCGCAGCATCGACCTGCTGGTCTCGCGCCTGCGGCAAAAACTCGGCGACGACCCGAAAGCCCCGCAGTTGATCAAGACCGTTCGCGGTG